A segment of the Vibrio parahaemolyticus genome:
TCCTCACTTGTAAGTAAGAATCAACGTTGCCTTTATTCACCATCCAAAGGTATGTCGCATTCGTCTCCGCTGTTATTTTGGGGTAGATCGGCCAAATTAATAATGAATTGGCGTTAGTATTGGAGATAGAAACAAAAAGGAAGGTCGCTATTAATAATGATTTTTTGAGTATGAATTCCATTTCATCCCTCCGAAACATCACTTACCACTCCAAGGTCAGCGTAAGCGTATCCATATAAATTCCGGCTATTTCATTCCCATTTATTATTGCCTTTGCCCAGATAGGAAACTGAATATTATCTGGGTCTTGCGTGGTATCGACGGAATATCGTGTATCGATATCAAGCACTTGTGTGTAATCCAGATCCTGAAACAAAAAGTAGTCTACCGTCGTGACCTCTTCGCTATGCTTTAACTTGCGCACACCATCCGATGAATTCAGCCCACCGTTTAGAGAAACATTCATCGCAATACCCGGAGTACAACTTAATGTAAGTGATGAGCTGTATGTGACACTGCCTTGTACTTCCGCTGCATAAACAGAAGAATGTTCACCAAAATCCAACGTTCCTATTTGTCCAGCTTGCGTTGCGCTCTCTTCTTGTACTGCGCCATTAATCAAACAGCCTGTGTCTACTGTTGCTGATACTTGAAAGGTTTCTATCACATCAGCCAGCACAGTTGAAGAGCACCAACTCATCACGACAAGTGAAAAGCCTCTAACAACCAGCGTCACGGTTTACCAGCTTAATGTCACACTGATTGTATCTGAGTACGATCCCGCAGTGCTGCTCGTACCATAAGCTTTCGCAAAAAGCTCAATGGTCTGAGCCGTTGCGGTCGTAAACTCAGTAAGCGCCACCGTTCCATTTTGCACTATTTGGGTATTTCTGTCTGAATCGGTAAACAACTTATATTCGATATACTCGGAACCATTCGACATTGCGTAGGAGCCAGCTGCTACACTTCCGTCATACAAACCAGTGCCAAGTGTAAAGGTCGGAGTCACACCGTTACTACAGAGCACTTCAATGCCCGTCGCGCTGCCACCATTGACCACAGCATCTTGCTCAGTAAAGATCGCTGGCACGTCGCCGAAATCAAGTGAACCAAAACCAATACCAGAAGCAGTGTCTACCGCATTATTTCCGTTGATCACACAACCTTGTACAAGGTTAATGGAAACATCAATGGTGCCGCTCACTGAGGCGCCGTTTGCTTGCCAACTGAATGACGTTAATAACAGAGGCATCATCAAATATATTCTTTTCATATAAAGCTCCATTTTCTAACATTCCACTGTATATCGATGATTGTTTTATTAGTTATAGCTCAAGTATGACAAACTAAATGCATATAAAATGCGAAACATTTAAAAGAAGTAAGTTAGGTATAAAAACAGGCACGATTAAAAAACAAATAACTACAAAAGGAAATTTTTACAAGATATAAAACCACAAAATACCCTTAAAAATAAAATGGTCATTTGGTTATTCTAAATACAGAAAGTGAAGCTTTGCTGAAGTTTCAGAAGAAAATAAAGTCGATTTGAACAGAGTCGAGCAGGAAATTGGTTATTAAACGGCAGTAAAATTCTAGGCTGAAATTAAGAAAATGGACGAAAAAGATAGGGCTAAAATAAACAAAAAGCGCCCCTTTTGGAGCGCTTTTCTTACTAGAACTGATTATTCCCAATCAAGAATAACTTTGCCCGACATGCCAGAGCGCATAACGTCAAAGCCTTCTTGGAAATCATCAATCTTGTAGTGGTGCGTGATGATTGGCGATAGATCCAAACCAGATTGAATCAGTGAAGCCATCTTGTACCACGTTTCGAACATTTCACGGCCGTAAATGCCTTTGATAACCAGACCTTTGAAGATCACTTGGTTCCAGTCGATACCCATGTCTGATGGTGGAATACCCAACAGAGCGATACGACCACCGTGATTCATTGTCGTTAGCATTGAGTTGAATGCAGCTGGGTTACCCGACATTTCAAGACCTACGTCGAAGCCTTCTGTCATGCCTAGTTCAGCCATTACATCTTCAAGCTTCTCTTCAGCCACGTTTACTGCACGTGTTACGCCCATTTTACGAGCAAGCTCAAGACGGTATTCGTTTACGTCTGTGATAACTACATGGCGAGCACCAACGTGTTTAGCAACCGCTGCCGCCATGATGCCGATTGGGCCAGCACCTGTGATCAGCACGTCCTCACCCACAAGGTCGAAAGAAAGCGCAGTGTGTACCGCGTTACCAAACGGGTCAAAGATAGACGCTAGATCGTCAGAGATCTCGTCTGGGATCTTGAACGCGTTGAATGCAGGGATAACCAAGTATTCTGCAAATGCGCCTTCACGGTTTACACCCACACCGATAGTGTTACGGCATAGGTGAGTACGACCGCCACGACAGTTACGACAGTGACCACAAGTGATGTGACCTTCGCCAGATACGCGGTCACCGATTTCAAAGCCACGAACTTCCTGACCAATCGCAACCACTTCACCCACGTATTCGTGGCCAACAACCATAGGTACTGGAATGGTTTTTTGTGACCATTCGTCCCAGTTGTAAATGTGTACGTCTGTACCACAAATCGCGGTTTTCTTAATTTTGATCAGAATGTCGTTATGGCCAACCTCAGGTTTGTCTACTTCGGTCATCCAAATGCCTTGTTCAGGCTTTAGCTTTGATAGTGCTTTAATTTTCATAGTATTCACCAAATATTGCCCCGCTCAGTGCGAAACAAAAAATCTCTATAAGGTTCATCATCACTCAACAATGCGGGATAAAAGGCTTAACCCAATGAGCCTGCTCCAACGGAGATTTGGGCAAGCCTTTGTCATCAAACCGCATCAACATGAGAGATATCGAACTTAGATAATGCCCATGTCTTTACCAACTTGGATGAACGCATCGATCGCACGATCTAGCTGCTCACGAGTGTGCGCTGCTGACATTTGAGTACGGATGCGCGCTTGGCCTTTTGGTACTACAGGGAATGAGAAGCCGATTACGTAGATGCCTTTTTCTAAAGCACGCTCAGCGAACTCCGCTGCAACTTTTGCATCGCCCAGCATGATTGGAATGATCGCGTGGTCTGCGCCGCCCATTGTGAAGCCTGCAGCTTCCATACGAGCACGGAAATGCGCTGCGTTTTCCCATAGACGGTCACGTAGGTCGCCACTTTCTTCTAGTAGATCTAGAACGCGGATAGAAGCATTTACGATTGCTGGTGCAACAGAGTTAGAGAATAGGTATGGACGAGAGCGCTGACGTAGCCAGTCAATCACTTCCGCTTTACCAGATGTGTAGCCGCCAGAAGCGCCACCCATTGCTTTACCTAGCGTACCAGTGATGATGTCGATACGGTCAACCACGTTGTGGTGCTCGTGCGTACCTGCCCCCGTTTTACCCATGAAGCCAACTGCGTGAGAATCATCAACCATCGTCAATGCGCCGTACTTCTCTGCTAGGTCACAGATAGCTGGAAGGTTTGCTACTACGCCATCCATAGAGAACACACCGTCAGTTACGATAAGAATGTGGCGAGCACCTGCTTCTTTCGCTGCGATCAGTTGTTGCTCTAGCTCTTCCATGTTGTTGTTTGAGTAACGGAAGCGCATTGCTTTACATAGACGAACACCGTCAATGATTGATGCGTGGTTCAGTGCATCAGAAATGATCGCATCTTCTTTACCAAGAATGGTTTCGAACAGACCTGCGTTTGCATCAAAGCAAGAGGTGTAAAGAATCGTATCTTCTTTACCGAGGAATTTAGAAAGCTTTTGTTCTAGCTCTTTGTGGATGTCTTGAGTACCGCAGATAAAACGTACTGATGCCATGCCGAAGCCGTGCTCATCCATGCCAGCTTTACCCGCTTCGATAAGCGCTGGATGGTTTGCTAGGCCTAGGTAGTTGTTCGCACAAAAGTTCAGTACTTCTTCACCTGTCGAGATTTTAACAGCGGCTTGCTGTTGAGAGGTAATGATACGCTCTGCTTTGTAAAGACCTTCAGCCTTCACTTCTTCAATTTGCTGTTGAATCTGTTGGTAAAATGCAGAAGACATTCGCAATTCCTTCCTGGTTGTTTTGACGAGTTTTCACTCGTTTCGAATTTGGTTTAGCCTTTACGTGACGGGCGTCACAGGCCATCAGCTATCAATTAATTGTAGTGTAAAACAAGGAAAGGAAAACGATTATCCCTCAAGGTGGAAAAGCATTAATGAATTTGAGGAACAAATAACATCAATGCTTTTCTATGAGGTTGTATTGAAAGGAGTTATGACCAAGTAGGTTGGTTTAGAAGTTGCTCAAACTCCTTCGCTGGCACAGGGCGGCTATAGTGGAAACCTTGGCCGAACTCACAGTTTAGCTCGTTGAGATAATCCACATGGCGTTGCTCTTCGATACCTTCTGCGACAATTTTAAGACGCAAGGCTTTGGCCATAGCAATGATCACGTTGACCAGTTCACGATCAGAGTCGTTCTCAAACACGTTTTGCATAAAACTGCGGTCGATTTTCAGACGGTCAAACGGGAACTTCTGCAAGTAACTCAGTGCAGAATAGCCTGTACCGAAGTCGTCAATCGTCAGCTTGGTACCCAGCGCACGTAGGTTATCCAGCATGTCTACCAACTCATCATCATGGTTAAACAACAAGCTCTCGGTTACCTCGACATCAAATTGCTCAGCAGGCAAACCCGATTCTTCTAAGCTTTGCCTAATGAACGCCAATAAGCGATCACAATAGCGGAATTGAACGCTAGAGAAGTTCACCGATACAAACAACGGCGAAATGGATTGCCACTGCGAGGCTTGATGACACGCTTGCTGAATGGCGAACTCGCCAAGTTGATGAATCAATCCGTTTTTCTCTGCAATCGAGATGAACTCTTCTGGATTAACAAAGCCGAACTTCTCATCATTCCAACGCATCAATGCTTCTGCGCCAACAATTTTACCGCTTTTCAATTCAATGATTGGCTGATAGTACATTTCGAGCAGTTGGTTCGAGATCGCATTACGCAATCGACTTTCTAGATCCAAGTAACGCTGTAGATCTTGGTTCATGTTGTGGTTGTAAAAGCAGAACGCATCACGGCCATCTTGCTTCACGCGGTACATCGCCATATCGGCACACGCCAACAACTGCTCGGCGTTATCACCGTCGTCTGGGAAAACCGACATGCCGACACTGCCTGTCAGGAAAAACTCGTGATTATTCCAAACAAACGGTTCACTAAAGGCCGATAACACGCTCGAAGCAACGCGCTTCGCGGTATCGTTATCTGGTAAATCTGGAATCACCAACAGGAACTCATCCCCACCGATTCTGGCGAGCAAATCGGTTTTTCTCGCGACGTTTTGAAGACGCTGAGCACTGAGTTTGAGAATTTCATCCCCGACAAAATGGCCCATAGAATCGTTGATCTGTTTGAAGTGGTCCAAATCAATAAACATCACCAATACTTTCGAACCCGTACGAGATGCCCGAATAAGTTCCAACGCCAATCGTTCTGAGCCATAACTGCGATTTGGCAATTCTGTTAAGGTGTCGTATTTGGCTTGGAATGCGAGCTCTTTCTCCGATGCTTTTCGACGCTCTATTTCTTTGGTGAGTTT
Coding sequences within it:
- a CDS encoding Csu type fimbrial protein, whose amino-acid sequence is MELYMKRIYLMMPLLLTSFSWQANGASVSGTIDVSINLVQGCVINGNNAVDTASGIGFGSLDFGDVPAIFTEQDAVVNGGSATGIEVLCSNGVTPTFTLGTGLYDGSVAAGSYAMSNGSEYIEYKLFTDSDRNTQIVQNGTVALTEFTTATAQTIELFAKAYGTSSTAGSYSDTISVTLSW
- the tdh gene encoding L-threonine 3-dehydrogenase gives rise to the protein MKIKALSKLKPEQGIWMTEVDKPEVGHNDILIKIKKTAICGTDVHIYNWDEWSQKTIPVPMVVGHEYVGEVVAIGQEVRGFEIGDRVSGEGHITCGHCRNCRGGRTHLCRNTIGVGVNREGAFAEYLVIPAFNAFKIPDEISDDLASIFDPFGNAVHTALSFDLVGEDVLITGAGPIGIMAAAVAKHVGARHVVITDVNEYRLELARKMGVTRAVNVAEEKLEDVMAELGMTEGFDVGLEMSGNPAAFNSMLTTMNHGGRIALLGIPPSDMGIDWNQVIFKGLVIKGIYGREMFETWYKMASLIQSGLDLSPIITHHYKIDDFQEGFDVMRSGMSGKVILDWE
- a CDS encoding Csu type fimbrial protein — translated: MTLVVRGFSLVVMSWCSSTVLADVIETFQVSATVDTGCLINGAVQEESATQAGQIGTLDFGEHSSVYAAEVQGSVTYSSSLTLSCTPGIAMNVSLNGGLNSSDGVRKLKHSEEVTTVDYFLFQDLDYTQVLDIDTRYSVDTTQDPDNIQFPIWAKAIINGNEIAGIYMDTLTLTLEW
- a CDS encoding glycine C-acetyltransferase translates to MSSAFYQQIQQQIEEVKAEGLYKAERIITSQQQAAVKISTGEEVLNFCANNYLGLANHPALIEAGKAGMDEHGFGMASVRFICGTQDIHKELEQKLSKFLGKEDTILYTSCFDANAGLFETILGKEDAIISDALNHASIIDGVRLCKAMRFRYSNNNMEELEQQLIAAKEAGARHILIVTDGVFSMDGVVANLPAICDLAEKYGALTMVDDSHAVGFMGKTGAGTHEHHNVVDRIDIITGTLGKAMGGASGGYTSGKAEVIDWLRQRSRPYLFSNSVAPAIVNASIRVLDLLEESGDLRDRLWENAAHFRARMEAAGFTMGGADHAIIPIMLGDAKVAAEFAERALEKGIYVIGFSFPVVPKGQARIRTQMSAAHTREQLDRAIDAFIQVGKDMGII
- a CDS encoding putative bifunctional diguanylate cyclase/phosphodiesterase; protein product: MKKAVKKISSKKIITISAIIVSIYLAILIVVTSLGQNKLKDSQYRELDLKVKSYASTLDNLFTIASEDVDNLSSDKTVQTFFANLASGMSMEYGLGASLINLKRRFDEKIDGKLINSSNIYNKLTLVGSDGTTIVTTGPKDLKPMDIHDLMTQHGHPEEVCATRDGDNIRIQVIKQVKFSGKPVAFLIADINKDIVIEQLTNQEHEDSYSRMVLKIKDVEMVVWDSITKNSTTNADENHFLSKVLDGKIYFEVPVEQHHFKLMAWFEPLNERDIFTSRLFIVGLSILAVMIVIALCYAFIANNNKLELKIKLEEEKKRKDILSQQNHKLTKEIERRKASEKELAFQAKYDTLTELPNRSYGSERLALELIRASRTGSKVLVMFIDLDHFKQINDSMGHFVGDEILKLSAQRLQNVARKTDLLARIGGDEFLLVIPDLPDNDTAKRVASSVLSAFSEPFVWNNHEFFLTGSVGMSVFPDDGDNAEQLLACADMAMYRVKQDGRDAFCFYNHNMNQDLQRYLDLESRLRNAISNQLLEMYYQPIIELKSGKIVGAEALMRWNDEKFGFVNPEEFISIAEKNGLIHQLGEFAIQQACHQASQWQSISPLFVSVNFSSVQFRYCDRLLAFIRQSLEESGLPAEQFDVEVTESLLFNHDDELVDMLDNLRALGTKLTIDDFGTGYSALSYLQKFPFDRLKIDRSFMQNVFENDSDRELVNVIIAMAKALRLKIVAEGIEEQRHVDYLNELNCEFGQGFHYSRPVPAKEFEQLLNQPTWS